One part of the Nostoc sp. PCC 7120 = FACHB-418 genome encodes these proteins:
- a CDS encoding iron uptake porin translates to MQKFWVNTLLFSPAIVGLFMVATPVMSSEVPVTEAPTINQPSSFSSAETIGQVTSVSQLSDVKPTDWAFQALQSLVERYGCIAGYPNETYRGNRALTRYEFAAGLNACLDQINQLIATSTSELVNKEDLATLQKLQEEYVSELQTIRGQVDALEARTVTLESQQFSTTTKLRGEAIFALASVFGSDRAINTDAQNRGASRPNLEENVIFGDRVRLNFDTSFTGKDRLRVRLQGRNITSFNTSVTGTNQTRLGFDGNESNNVSVSALFYRFPIGESTIFNIATEGLEYIDEVPALSSNFDSSGSGAVSRFGRYNPIYRAAEGPGIIISHKFNDALTLTAGYVVPSGVGNDPSNGRGIFNGSYSALGQLTFQPTTTLGLAFTYVNAYYTEGSGVTGSTGTGFANNPFNGARTSVNNYSLSANYKLSPKFTITAWGGYTNAQAENTAVARSNADIWNWAVQLGFPDLGREGNFGGIVFGAPPYVANNQFVSGNNRRQDNDTSYHLEAFYRYKLNDNIAITPGLITIFSPEGNSENPNIYVGVVRTTFSF, encoded by the coding sequence ATGCAGAAATTTTGGGTAAATACTTTGTTATTTAGTCCAGCAATTGTGGGCTTATTCATGGTTGCAACACCAGTTATGAGTTCTGAAGTACCTGTAACTGAAGCACCTACCATAAATCAACCTTCCAGTTTTAGTAGTGCTGAGACTATCGGACAAGTAACTTCGGTTTCACAGCTTTCTGATGTCAAACCGACAGACTGGGCTTTTCAGGCTTTACAATCCCTGGTGGAAAGATACGGTTGTATAGCAGGCTATCCTAACGAAACTTATCGCGGTAATCGTGCTTTGACTCGTTATGAGTTCGCTGCTGGTTTGAATGCTTGTTTAGATCAGATCAATCAACTTATAGCTACTAGCACATCTGAACTGGTCAACAAAGAAGACCTAGCAACACTGCAAAAGCTACAAGAAGAGTATGTATCTGAGTTGCAAACTATTCGAGGCCAAGTAGATGCTCTAGAAGCTCGTACTGTCACTTTAGAATCACAACAATTCTCCACAACTACTAAACTGCGGGGAGAAGCAATTTTTGCATTGGCTAGTGTATTTGGCTCTGATAGAGCAATCAACACCGATGCTCAAAATCGTGGTGCTAGCAGACCGAATCTTGAGGAAAATGTGATTTTTGGCGATCGCGTCCGGTTGAACTTCGATACTAGCTTCACTGGTAAAGACCGCCTCAGAGTTAGGTTACAGGGGAGAAATATTACCTCATTCAATACCTCTGTAACTGGAACAAACCAAACTCGTTTAGGATTTGATGGTAATGAATCTAACAATGTCAGCGTATCGGCTTTGTTTTATCGTTTCCCTATAGGTGAGTCTACAATCTTCAACATAGCAACAGAAGGGTTGGAATATATTGATGAAGTACCTGCTTTGAGTAGCAATTTCGATTCTAGTGGTTCAGGCGCAGTATCCCGTTTTGGGCGTTATAACCCAATTTATCGAGCCGCAGAAGGGCCAGGTATCATTATTAGTCACAAGTTTAATGATGCTTTGACCTTAACTGCTGGCTACGTTGTCCCATCGGGTGTTGGTAATGACCCTAGTAACGGGAGAGGCATTTTTAATGGTAGTTATTCTGCATTAGGTCAACTGACCTTTCAACCAACCACAACATTAGGGTTGGCTTTTACTTATGTCAATGCCTATTACACAGAAGGTAGCGGAGTTACAGGCAGCACTGGTACAGGCTTTGCCAACAACCCATTCAACGGTGCGCGAACTTCTGTAAATAACTATAGCCTCAGTGCAAATTACAAACTTAGTCCTAAGTTTACTATCACCGCTTGGGGTGGCTACACTAATGCTCAAGCGGAGAATACAGCCGTTGCTAGGAGTAATGCAGATATTTGGAACTGGGCTGTTCAGCTAGGCTTTCCTGATTTGGGTAGAGAAGGTAATTTTGGTGGGATTGTGTTTGGTGCGCCACCTTACGTTGCTAATAATCAATTCGTAAGTGGTAATAATCGCCGCCAAGACAATGACACCTCCTATCATTTAGAAGCTTTCTACAGATATAAGCTAAATGACAATATTGCTATTACCCCCGGATTAATCACTATCTTTAGTCCTGAAGGTAACAGTGAAAACCCTAATATATATGTAGGAGTAGTCCGTACTACTTTTAGTTTCTAA
- a CDS encoding PEP-CTERM sorting domain-containing protein (PEP-CTERM proteins occur, often in large numbers, in the proteomes of bacteria that also encode an exosortase, a predicted intramembrane cysteine proteinase. The presence of a PEP-CTERM domain at a protein's C-terminus predicts cleavage within the sorting domain, followed by covalent anchoring to some some component of the (usually Gram-negative) cell surface. Many PEP-CTERM proteins exhibit an unusual sequence composition that includes large numbers of potential glycosylation sites. Expression of one such protein has been shown restore the ability of a bacterium to form floc, a type of biofilm.) → MKFGSQLVLAAASLVLGLASVEIKPVSAAIVNYAFTVNSPTKTGSGLFRFDNSILVDGETRVQSLSFQFAGESTIYTEQNDPNYPDFPIVFLNRFSTGKISFALDYQFDNLANPDSFIRYEIAGEDFTIYSLNDPNFEVTSGIVSYTQIPEPAMLGGVVLVGTVTFMKKKKLIVR, encoded by the coding sequence ATGAAATTCGGTTCACAACTAGTCCTTGCTGCTGCTAGCTTAGTTTTGGGGTTAGCGAGTGTGGAAATAAAGCCAGTATCGGCGGCTATTGTTAATTATGCTTTTACGGTTAATAGTCCTACAAAAACAGGTAGTGGACTATTCAGATTTGATAACTCAATTTTGGTTGATGGTGAGACGAGAGTTCAGTCTCTTTCTTTTCAATTTGCAGGTGAATCTACTATTTATACCGAACAAAATGATCCTAACTACCCAGATTTCCCTATTGTTTTTCTCAACAGGTTTTCTACAGGTAAAATATCTTTCGCTCTAGATTATCAATTTGATAATCTTGCTAATCCTGATAGTTTTATCAGATATGAAATCGCTGGTGAAGATTTTACGATTTACTCTCTAAATGACCCAAATTTTGAAGTCACATCAGGTATAGTTTCTTACACACAAATTCCCGAACCTGCCATGCTAGGAGGTGTTGTTTTAGTGGGTACTGTTACCTTTATGAAGAAGAAAAAACTCATTGTCAGATAA